Proteins encoded by one window of Chondromyces crocatus:
- the pilM gene encoding type IV pilus assembly protein PilM codes for MSEGKNLVGVDIGSSAIKVCQVKESRKGYGLVRVGYAPLPAQTIVDGHVMNAQAVVDALGKAFQEAKIRQKEVALSISGQAVIIRKITVPLMTAAELDEQIQWEAEQHIPFDIKDVHVDYEVLRRRPEAGQMDLLLVAAKRDEINDYTQIAKNAKLKPMVVDIDAFTVQNLFEVSRGIPPDQTFAIINVGASLASINIISRGVSAFTRDIGNGGNYITEQVQRRLGVSFEQAEELKCASVTAGPGGVPGQVLETIEQVCDSIAGEIQRSLDFFLATSGEGEMHRIFLTGGSSSLPALAAAVGRRSRVAVELIQPLERIAVEAKEVNTELLRLRAAQFCVALGLALRKEREKRL; via the coding sequence ATGTCGGAAGGCAAGAACCTGGTCGGGGTCGATATCGGATCGAGCGCGATCAAGGTCTGTCAGGTCAAAGAGAGCAGGAAGGGATACGGCCTCGTCCGGGTGGGGTACGCCCCGCTTCCGGCGCAGACCATCGTCGACGGCCACGTCATGAATGCTCAGGCGGTGGTCGACGCGCTGGGGAAGGCGTTCCAGGAAGCCAAGATCCGCCAGAAGGAAGTGGCGCTGAGCATCAGCGGGCAGGCGGTGATCATCCGAAAAATCACCGTTCCCCTGATGACCGCTGCCGAGCTGGACGAGCAGATCCAGTGGGAGGCAGAGCAGCACATCCCCTTCGACATCAAGGATGTTCACGTCGACTACGAGGTGCTGCGACGTCGCCCGGAGGCTGGGCAGATGGACCTGTTGCTCGTCGCCGCGAAGCGCGACGAGATCAACGACTACACTCAGATCGCCAAGAACGCGAAGCTGAAGCCCATGGTCGTCGACATCGACGCCTTCACTGTCCAGAACCTCTTCGAGGTAAGCCGCGGGATCCCCCCCGATCAAACGTTCGCGATCATCAATGTCGGCGCCAGCCTGGCCTCGATCAACATCATCTCCCGCGGGGTCAGTGCGTTCACGCGCGACATCGGCAACGGTGGAAACTACATCACCGAGCAGGTCCAGCGGCGGCTCGGCGTCAGCTTCGAGCAGGCCGAGGAGCTGAAATGTGCGAGCGTGACGGCCGGTCCTGGCGGCGTCCCGGGCCAGGTGCTGGAGACGATCGAGCAGGTGTGCGACTCGATCGCCGGAGAGATCCAGCGCTCGCTGGACTTCTTCCTGGCCACCAGCGGGGAGGGGGAGATGCACCGTATCTTTTTGACGGGTGGATCGTCGAGCCTCCCGGCGCTGGCTGCCGCCGTGGGGAGACGCTCCCGGGTAGCGGTGGAGCTGATTCAGCCTCTCGAGCGCATCGCCGTCGAAGCGAAAGAAGTCAACACTGAGCTCCTCCGCCTCCGGGCGGCGCAGTTTTGCGTCGCGCTCGGACTCGCGCTGCGGAAAGAGCGGGAGAAGCGCCTGTGA
- a CDS encoding PilN domain-containing protein — protein MIRVNLLPQRRGPRTAPQASQRWLLVTLGVVIVQVVVLFWFHQTQVEELDELTRRNNVLQQQINDIKKLVSNHDEIKAALAVLRAREDAIAKLQAGRSGPTAVLLELAQILTPGKGPTADPDKLAQLRKENPLAVYNPSWDTRRLWMTSYIESDRTVRIEGLARDGTDVYELAQRLKLSEYFHDVQLLPGKKENNKTEKIELVSFALQLKVRY, from the coding sequence GTGATTCGCGTAAACCTCCTACCGCAGCGGCGTGGCCCCAGGACGGCGCCGCAGGCCAGCCAGCGGTGGCTCCTCGTCACCCTCGGGGTGGTCATCGTCCAGGTCGTGGTCCTGTTCTGGTTCCATCAGACGCAGGTCGAGGAACTCGACGAGCTGACCCGGCGGAACAACGTTCTGCAGCAGCAGATCAACGACATCAAGAAGCTCGTCTCCAACCATGACGAGATCAAGGCCGCGCTCGCGGTCCTGCGTGCCCGTGAGGACGCCATCGCGAAGCTGCAAGCCGGGCGCAGTGGACCTACGGCCGTGCTGCTCGAGCTCGCGCAGATTCTCACGCCGGGGAAGGGGCCGACCGCCGATCCGGACAAGCTGGCGCAGCTCCGCAAGGAGAACCCCCTGGCTGTCTACAATCCCTCGTGGGACACGCGGCGGCTGTGGATGACGAGCTACATCGAGTCGGACAGGACCGTCAGGATCGAGGGCCTCGCGCGCGACGGTACGGACGTCTACGAGCTCGCGCAGCGCCTCAAGCTCTCCGAATACTTCCATGACGTGCAGCTCCTTCCGGGCAAGAAGGAGAACAACAAGACCGAGAAGATCGAGCTGGTGTCCTTCGCGCTGCAGCTGAAGGTGAGGTACTGA
- a CDS encoding type 4a pilus biogenesis protein PilO, whose amino-acid sequence MAQKTTTTQAGLSLDKLSPVAKVAIGAVFVGLIGALYFVGFYTEVSSQIENAQNRTTSLQAEMSKAQASKDAYQKDLDEKTRREQLSREQKKILPDESETPAFLSAIQGVATVSGVNLTSWSPTEENPQEFFAKVPMKLSLTGKFHQVAKFFYGVGQLDRIINVENIQIKRPPGNKVKGEEVEVEVECLATAFRAVRAGEGAGINPKRQQRGAPKQGGH is encoded by the coding sequence ATGGCCCAGAAGACCACGACCACGCAGGCGGGGCTGTCGCTGGACAAGCTATCCCCCGTTGCGAAGGTCGCCATCGGCGCTGTCTTCGTGGGGCTGATCGGCGCTCTCTACTTCGTCGGGTTCTACACCGAGGTCTCGTCCCAGATCGAGAATGCGCAGAACCGGACTACATCGCTCCAGGCGGAGATGAGCAAGGCTCAGGCCTCGAAGGATGCGTACCAGAAGGATCTCGACGAGAAGACGCGCCGCGAGCAGCTCTCGCGCGAGCAGAAGAAGATCCTTCCTGACGAGTCCGAGACGCCAGCGTTTCTTTCGGCAATCCAGGGGGTGGCGACCGTCTCAGGGGTGAACCTGACGTCGTGGAGCCCAACCGAGGAGAACCCGCAGGAGTTCTTCGCGAAAGTTCCCATGAAGCTGTCGCTCACCGGGAAGTTTCACCAGGTGGCAAAGTTCTTTTACGGGGTCGGTCAGCTCGATCGGATCATCAACGTCGAGAACATCCAGATCAAGAGGCCGCCGGGAAACAAGGTGAAAGGGGAGGAGGTCGAGGTCGAGGTGGAGTGCCTGGCCACGGCATTTAGGGCCGTCAGAGCGGGCGAGGGGGCTGGGATCAACCCCAAGCGTCAGCAGCGTGGCGCGCCGAAGCAGGGAGGCCACTAG
- a CDS encoding pilus assembly protein PilP has product MTSPPSTARPAGSAPARPQARAGAPGVVDAGADAQAEAELPPLPLRDFSEADFSEGDRSRDPFRSFESLFASQAKTQIISQRQVMVDRYALDELKLVGVVSRSPARALLTDPTGLGWVVKMGDFVGKPEIVHTGGPGGVDVAINWRVDRIREADVVFIREAPGNPEIPATTRVVALRTAEEEASVRQGNP; this is encoded by the coding sequence GTGACGAGCCCGCCCTCCACGGCGCGGCCGGCTGGCTCTGCTCCAGCGCGACCCCAGGCACGTGCGGGGGCTCCTGGGGTAGTGGATGCCGGCGCGGACGCCCAGGCGGAGGCCGAGTTGCCGCCGCTTCCTCTGCGTGATTTCTCGGAGGCCGATTTCTCGGAAGGAGATCGAAGCAGAGATCCGTTCCGCAGCTTCGAGTCGCTCTTCGCTTCGCAGGCGAAGACGCAGATCATCTCCCAGCGTCAGGTGATGGTGGACCGGTACGCGCTCGATGAGCTGAAGCTCGTCGGTGTGGTCAGTCGCTCTCCGGCGCGTGCGTTGCTCACCGATCCAACAGGGCTCGGGTGGGTCGTGAAGATGGGAGACTTCGTCGGCAAGCCCGAGATCGTCCACACTGGCGGCCCTGGCGGCGTAGACGTGGCCATCAACTGGCGAGTGGATCGCATCCGTGAGGCGGATGTGGTCTTCATCCGCGAGGCTCCGGGCAACCCCGAGATCCCTGCGACCACGCGCGTGGTCGCACTCCGCACGGCCGAAGAAGAGGCCAGCGTCCGTCAGGGAAACCCTTGA
- a CDS encoding type IV pilus secretin PilQ → MLAAGSLVGDAAAQAAAIHIRDVKLTAPTEETAEIVVATSGMPRFSARVADGGKRLLIDLEGADVQGAPGAITEGNRLVGGVMTQSFATGGQKTTRVLVQLARPAAYRIRAEAGALTVNFEAAAQTGPMAAPTVTTTAAPVESARPSGATVSDIRFDHRSGHDRIIVEMTAIPSFTQSSPAPGRLVLELKGARLPDRLQRTLDVGAFGGMVRSISSFRRKSDPSRVVVEVDGRDGAAASVAREGNSLVLTVADGPVHSMLTGKGTDGGVARRARVVAREDSLDEGMPRVSTTFEAAASIQEATTEPDQADAFVPAFAGQQRRFTGRRIDLDLKDADIHNVLRLISDVGRVNIVTADNVSGAVTIRMRNVPWDQALETVLQAKGLGMVRQGNMIRVAPIADLNKERELEIARRKSEQQLAPLETRLIPVSYAEAGELQARAKDMLSPRGSLAVDERTNVLIARDVGGNLNQIEELIRALDTQTPQVLIEARVVEATSRYTRDIGIQWGGDTSFSAATGNPTGLAFPNRIGLVGGASDANTQTGGLSPFVTRVPNPNFAVNLPATVGSGQGGALGLTFGSINNAVNLAVRLSAAEASGMLRVISSPRVLTLDNREARISQGTLIPFSQVSAQGVQTVFQEAKLQLLVRPHVTADGSVAMHVKINRDEPDFTQTSARGDPTILKREAETDLLIMDGHTAVIGGIFTRNTGRNLDQIPLFGDIPVIGVLFQRRRASDTRSELVIFLTPRIVNRAEALGR, encoded by the coding sequence GTGCTAGCCGCTGGCTCCCTCGTCGGTGATGCCGCCGCGCAGGCCGCCGCGATCCACATCCGCGACGTCAAGCTGACGGCGCCGACAGAGGAGACAGCCGAGATCGTCGTGGCCACCAGCGGGATGCCACGGTTCTCGGCGCGGGTGGCCGATGGCGGCAAGCGTCTGCTCATCGACCTCGAGGGGGCCGACGTCCAGGGAGCACCGGGGGCCATCACGGAGGGAAACCGACTGGTGGGCGGGGTGATGACCCAGTCCTTCGCAACTGGAGGCCAGAAGACCACGCGAGTGCTCGTGCAGCTCGCCCGCCCTGCCGCATACCGGATCCGGGCCGAGGCAGGGGCGCTGACCGTGAACTTCGAGGCGGCGGCGCAGACTGGCCCGATGGCTGCACCCACCGTGACCACCACGGCGGCTCCAGTCGAGTCCGCGCGGCCCAGCGGAGCGACTGTCTCTGATATTCGTTTCGATCATCGGTCGGGGCACGACCGGATCATCGTCGAGATGACGGCCATCCCGAGCTTCACGCAGTCGAGCCCGGCGCCCGGTCGCCTGGTGCTTGAGCTGAAGGGAGCGCGCCTCCCTGATCGGCTCCAGCGGACCCTCGATGTCGGAGCCTTCGGCGGCATGGTTCGGTCGATCTCCAGCTTCCGGCGCAAGAGCGATCCATCCCGGGTCGTGGTGGAGGTCGACGGGCGGGATGGCGCCGCGGCATCGGTGGCGCGTGAAGGGAACTCGCTCGTCCTCACGGTGGCTGATGGGCCCGTCCACTCCATGCTGACCGGCAAGGGGACCGACGGAGGCGTGGCTCGACGGGCGCGGGTGGTTGCGCGTGAAGACTCGCTCGACGAGGGCATGCCGCGGGTGAGCACCACCTTCGAAGCCGCCGCGAGTATCCAGGAGGCGACTACCGAGCCCGACCAAGCTGATGCCTTCGTGCCCGCTTTCGCCGGTCAGCAGAGACGCTTCACGGGCCGCCGGATCGATCTCGATCTGAAGGATGCGGACATCCACAACGTGCTCCGCCTGATCTCGGACGTCGGTCGGGTCAACATCGTCACGGCGGACAACGTGTCGGGTGCCGTTACGATCCGGATGCGCAACGTCCCCTGGGATCAAGCCCTCGAGACCGTACTTCAGGCCAAGGGGCTCGGCATGGTGCGACAGGGCAACATGATCCGGGTCGCTCCCATCGCGGATCTGAACAAGGAGCGTGAGCTCGAGATCGCGCGACGCAAGAGCGAGCAGCAGCTCGCGCCTCTCGAGACCAGGCTGATCCCTGTCTCCTACGCTGAAGCTGGAGAGCTGCAAGCGCGGGCCAAGGACATGCTCTCACCGCGCGGGTCCCTCGCCGTCGACGAGCGCACCAACGTGCTCATCGCAAGGGATGTAGGCGGTAACCTGAACCAGATCGAGGAGCTGATCCGCGCACTCGACACCCAGACGCCGCAGGTGCTGATCGAGGCGCGTGTCGTCGAGGCCACGAGCAGGTATACGCGTGACATCGGTATCCAGTGGGGCGGGGATACGAGCTTCAGTGCTGCCACGGGCAACCCTACCGGGCTGGCATTTCCGAACCGTATCGGCCTCGTCGGTGGCGCGAGCGACGCGAACACCCAGACCGGTGGTCTATCGCCGTTCGTCACCCGTGTGCCCAATCCCAATTTCGCCGTGAACCTTCCCGCGACGGTTGGCAGTGGCCAAGGTGGTGCCCTCGGTCTGACCTTCGGTTCCATCAACAATGCCGTGAACCTCGCAGTCCGTCTCAGCGCGGCCGAGGCGAGCGGCATGCTTCGGGTCATCTCCAGCCCGCGCGTGCTCACGCTCGACAACCGAGAAGCGCGTATCAGCCAGGGGACCCTGATTCCCTTCTCGCAGGTCAGCGCGCAAGGCGTGCAGACGGTCTTCCAGGAGGCCAAGCTGCAGCTCCTCGTCCGTCCGCATGTCACGGCCGATGGCAGCGTCGCCATGCACGTGAAGATCAACCGCGATGAGCCCGACTTTACGCAGACCTCGGCGCGCGGCGATCCGACCATCCTCAAGCGTGAGGCGGAGACGGACCTCCTGATCATGGATGGGCACACCGCGGTGATCGGCGGCATCTTCACCCGCAACACCGGCCGGAACCTCGATCAGATCCCGCTCTTCGGTGACATCCCGGTGATCGGCGTACTCTTCCAGCGTCGTCGTGCCAGCGACACGCGCAGCGAGCTGGTCATCTTCCTGACCCCCCGCATCGTCAACCGCGCCGAGGCCCTGGGGCGGTAG
- a CDS encoding LysR family transcriptional regulator — MKRDHGARSVAHKTYGRMSLSAIDVNLVVALDALLRERSVTRAARRVGLSQPAMSHTLTRLREALGDPLLVRVGREMALTDRAEAMTGRVAALVQGLEGLFGERPAAFEPRESARTFKLTAADELQMLLLPHLQRLCTQEASRVTIHSVRLGDARIVEGLRSGELDLALGTFTDGDLAGDIQRSELYLDSLVGLARVDHPQVRARTDMDAYLGMRHLVVAPPGGRDPVDELLARRGLTREVALTVSHYLVAPHVIAASDLVTIVPQRLAAAFTTGMRLRTFELPFELPAVETAMAWHDRVQADPAHRWLRRQVAAASQPVPVGGRRRRG, encoded by the coding sequence ATGAAACGTGACCATGGGGCACGATCTGTCGCCCACAAAACGTATGGGCGGATGAGTCTCTCGGCGATCGACGTCAACCTCGTGGTCGCTCTTGACGCGCTGCTGCGAGAACGAAGCGTCACGCGGGCAGCGAGGCGGGTGGGGCTGAGCCAGCCAGCGATGAGTCATACGTTGACACGGCTGCGCGAAGCGCTGGGCGACCCGCTGCTGGTGAGGGTGGGCCGAGAGATGGCCTTGACGGATCGTGCCGAAGCCATGACAGGGCGCGTGGCTGCGCTGGTGCAAGGACTCGAGGGGTTGTTCGGCGAGCGCCCGGCGGCATTCGAGCCGCGTGAAAGCGCGCGAACGTTCAAGCTGACTGCGGCCGACGAGCTGCAGATGCTTCTGCTGCCCCACCTTCAACGGCTGTGCACACAAGAGGCCTCACGGGTGACGATCCACAGTGTGCGCCTCGGAGATGCCCGTATCGTCGAGGGACTCCGGAGCGGGGAGCTGGACTTGGCCCTGGGCACCTTCACGGATGGAGATCTGGCAGGCGATATCCAGCGCTCGGAGCTGTACCTGGATTCCCTGGTGGGGCTCGCGCGCGTAGATCACCCGCAGGTCCGCGCGCGCACCGACATGGACGCTTACCTCGGCATGCGACATCTGGTCGTGGCGCCTCCAGGAGGTCGTGATCCCGTCGACGAGCTCCTCGCCCGACGCGGGCTCACGAGAGAGGTGGCGCTGACGGTCTCGCACTACCTGGTAGCGCCGCACGTGATCGCGGCCTCCGATCTCGTCACGATCGTCCCCCAGCGGCTGGCTGCCGCCTTCACCACGGGGATGCGGCTGCGGACGTTCGAGCTTCCCTTCGAGCTGCCAGCGGTCGAGACCGCGATGGCCTGGCATGATCGTGTGCAGGCGGATCCCGCCCACCGCTGGCTGCGCCGGCAGGTCGCTGCGGCCTCGCAGCCAGTCCCCGTCGGGGGCCGACGCCGCCGAGGGTAG